AGCCGCCATGCCGTCGCGTAGGAGCCGACCACTGACATGAGGAAGATGATTGGCATCAGCACGCTGTGCTTGACGCGCAGCACGTAGAGCAGCGGCCGCACGAGATAGAGACCGAAGATGAGGATGCACACGGTCGCCAGCGTCGTCATCGCGACCATGTCATAGGCAAATTGCGGATGCTCGACCATCATCATCGGGCCGGGTTGGATCCCGTGGATGATGATCGCTGCCATCAACACCGCGGAAGGCGCGGAGCCGGGCACGCCCAGGGCCAGCATGGGAATCATGTGCCCAGGGATCGACGACATGTCGCCGGTCTCGGCCGCCATCAGGCCGTCGATGGAGCCTTTGCCGAACAACTCGGGCTCCTTGGTCGTGGCCTTTGCGGCGGCGTACGACATCCACGCCCCGGAATCCTCGCCGACGCCCGGCATCAGGCCCGTCAGCACGCCGATCGCGCCGGACCGCAGCACGGTGCGCCAGTAGCGCGCGACTTCGTCAAAACGCGGCCGGATCGAATCGCGCATTTCCAGGAGTTTACGCTCCACCGGATCGGCCAGCCTGGTCAGCACTTCGGCAAAGCCGAACGCCCCGATGAGCGCCGGGATGAGTGCGATACCGCCGGCGAGCGCGGGAAAGCCGAAGGTGAATCGGTCGTGCGCATAGATTCCCTCCTGTCCGATCTGCGCGACGAAGAGACCGAGCGCTCCCATCAACCAGCCTTTGAGCGGGTCGTTGCCGACGAGCGTCCCCGACATCGTTACGCCGAACAGGGCGAGCCAGAAGAACTCCTGGGCGCCGAAGGACAGCGCGACGTTGGCCAGCATCGGCGTGAACGCCGCGAGGCACAACACGCCGAAAAACGTGCCGCAAAACGCGCCCGACGTGGCGATGCCGATCGCGCGTCCGGCTTCGCCGCGCAACGCAAGGGCGTGGCCGTCCGCGCACGATGCTGCGTTCGCGGCGGTCCCCGGAATGTTGAGCAGGATCGCCGAACGCGAGCCACCGTACAGTGTGCCGACGTAGGAGCAGACGAGAATGAGAATGGCGTCGTTTGCGGGAAGCTTTACTGTGAGCGTGGTCAGCAGTGCGATGCAAAGCGTGGCGGAGAGTCCCGGCATACAGCCCACGAGAATGCCGGTCAGCGCGCCAGCCAAGCCGAGGGCGAGCGACGTCGGGCTGAGCAGGAGTGCCAGATACGCGTGACCCAGTGAGACTAAACCGTCGAGCATGGCAGAACCTGCTTGTCCACGCCGTTCAAGGAAGGCGCACCAGGAAGAATTCCTGGAAAACGAGTGTGACACCGAAGCCGGCACAAAGTCCGATCACGATCGACAGAGCGATTCCGCGCAGCACCTGGTTGGCGGCACGGCGCTGTGGGTATTGCAGAACGGAGATCGTGGCGGAGACGAAAATGGCGCCCGCGAGCCAGAAGGGCAGCCCGTGACCCACCAGGACGATGCCGAACGTCAGGCATAGGCTCAGCACGATCAGGAAGCGTTTGCGCCCGGCCATCGACATGCCGGCTGCCTGAATCGCGTCTTTGGCGAGCGCACCCTGTCTCCAGGCGCGCGCCAGCATCAGCGTACTGAAAAAGACGATAGCAAGACCGAGAAAGAAGGGCAGAAGACCAGGAACGGCATATGGAGGGACGTCCTGGTTTTCTAGGCGATCCATTTGCCAGGAGCCGATGGCGACCGCAATGCCGAATGCGATCCAGCCGAGCGCGGCAATGAAGTCCGACCGCGGCGTTATGAGGCTCCCGGCCGAACGAGCAGCCCCATCCAGGCCGGAATTTTCTCTGGAAGATTGCATCGCTTGATGACGCCCCTGTGCCGGGCCACGGGCGACTCTTTGGAACGCTTACGGCCTCGGGATGCCGATGGTGTCCGGCGAGACTTTCGCCTTATTGCTGTCAAACATGAGCCAAGCATTCAGCTGGATGGCTGGGAACACGGCCTTTTGCGCTTGCTCGCCATAGAGCGGCGAAAACAGCGCACCGCGCGTGACCGCGTACTTCTTCAGAGCTTCGTTCTTGACGATGTTCTGTGCCCAAATCTTTTCGAGCGTCTGCACCACCTCGTCGGGCACGCCCTTCGGAATGAAGATGCCGAAGTAGTTGGCCGGCGCGGTGAAGCCGGGAATTACCGAGGACAACGGCGGGATTGTGCCGTAGCCTTCGATCTCCAGCGGCTGGTCCCCCACCACCGCGAGTGGACGCAGGCGCTTGCCCCGGATCATGTCTACCTGCTCGACGGCGGACTGTGCGGTAACGTCCGTTTCGCCCGCGACGGTAGCCACCACCGCCGGAGTGCCGCCGTCATAGGGGACATGGCGATATTTCACACCGGTCGCCTTGGCGATGGCTTCCATCGCGTTGTGTCCGGTCGAGGTGACGCCGGCTGT
The Candidatus Binatia bacterium DNA segment above includes these coding regions:
- a CDS encoding tripartite tricarboxylate transporter permease, which translates into the protein MLDGLVSLGHAYLALLLSPTSLALGLAGALTGILVGCMPGLSATLCIALLTTLTVKLPANDAILILVCSYVGTLYGGSRSAILLNIPGTAANAASCADGHALALRGEAGRAIGIATSGAFCGTFFGVLCLAAFTPMLANVALSFGAQEFFWLALFGVTMSGTLVGNDPLKGWLMGALGLFVAQIGQEGIYAHDRFTFGFPALAGGIALIPALIGAFGFAEVLTRLADPVERKLLEMRDSIRPRFDEVARYWRTVLRSGAIGVLTGLMPGVGEDSGAWMSYAAAKATTKEPELFGKGSIDGLMAAETGDMSSIPGHMIPMLALGVPGSAPSAVLMAAIIIHGIQPGPMMMVEHPQFAYDMVAMTTLATVCILIFGLYLVRPLLYVLRVKHSVLMPIIFLMSVVGSYATAWRL
- a CDS encoding tripartite tricarboxylate transporter TctB family protein yields the protein MQSSRENSGLDGAARSAGSLITPRSDFIAALGWIAFGIAVAIGSWQMDRLENQDVPPYAVPGLLPFFLGLAIVFFSTLMLARAWRQGALAKDAIQAAGMSMAGRKRFLIVLSLCLTFGIVLVGHGLPFWLAGAIFVSATISVLQYPQRRAANQVLRGIALSIVIGLCAGFGVTLVFQEFFLVRLP
- a CDS encoding tripartite tricarboxylate transporter substrate binding protein; translated protein: GGSTDQITRLTAAQLEPLLGQTIVIVNQGGASGALGTRSALEATKDGYTWTAGAAQDLGVYEILGLLKTRITDWHVFTNVANIQVLSVSANSPYKTAKELLDAMKAKPGQLSVGTAGVTSTGHNAMEAIAKATGVKYRHVPYDGGTPAVVATVAGETDVTAQSAVEQVDMIRGKRLRPLAVVGDQPLEIEGYGTIPPLSSVIPGFTAPANYFGIFIPKGVPDEVVQTLEKIWAQNIVKNEALKKYAVTRGALFSPLYGEQAQKAVFPAIQLNAWLMFDSNKAKVSPDTIGIPRP